A single Ignavibacteriales bacterium DNA region contains:
- a CDS encoding type II toxin-antitoxin system RelE/ParE family toxin codes for MQAGSLLRRLQQGEKLSMPVSKPMPAIGANCHELRINDKTKNWRIVYRIDDDAIIILEVFEKKTQQTPQRIIETCKKRIKDYDHE; via the coding sequence ATGCAAGCGGGCAGCTTATTACGGCGGCTGCAACAGGGTGAAAAACTTTCCATGCCTGTTTCCAAACCAATGCCAGCTATCGGAGCAAATTGCCATGAATTGCGAATCAATGACAAGACAAAAAACTGGAGGATAGTTTACCGGATTGATGATGATGCCATTATTATACTTGAAGTGTTTGAAAAGAAAACTCAGCAAACTCCCCAAAGAATAATTGAAACATGTAAAAAGCGAATTAAGGATTACGACCATGAATGA
- a CDS encoding STAS domain-containing protein, translating to MDFKREQYGDVVLMIVELTRATLKEAEEFKRLLTAEIEGGTRKLIVDLGECEFIDSTFLGALVVSLKKIISLGGDMKLVGFQPAVHSMFELTRMYRVFEAHPHRRDALHSFGVRMSR from the coding sequence ATGGATTTCAAGCGTGAGCAATACGGCGATGTCGTCCTCATGATAGTGGAACTCACACGTGCAACCCTGAAGGAAGCGGAAGAGTTTAAACGCCTTCTTACCGCGGAAATTGAGGGGGGAACCCGTAAACTGATCGTTGATCTGGGTGAATGTGAATTTATTGATTCCACGTTCCTGGGGGCTCTTGTGGTCTCACTAAAGAAAATTATCTCCCTTGGCGGTGATATGAAACTGGTCGGGTTTCAGCCCGCGGTTCACTCCATGTTTGAACTGACCCGCATGTACCGCGTCTTTGAAGCTCATCCGCACCGCCGTGACGCGCTTCACAGTTTTGGCGTCCGGATGTCCAGGTAA
- a CDS encoding sigma-54-dependent Fis family transcriptional regulator, with translation MPKVFIVEDEASIAKLILYWVKDKWGYDAEIFENGEKVLPRLSDRPDLILLDIMLPGLNGIEVLKKIKQSDEHLPVIILSAQGSIEVALEAVRSGAYDYFPKPIDAQRLEPSIKNAIRNYELLKELHSLKETVTAKYSFDNIISADGKMQDVFRLVSKVLNNDITVLIYGESGTGKELISRAIHFNGARKDKPFVVVNCASIPRELLESELFGHEKGSFTGAHQKKLGKFEIANGGTIFLDEIGEMEMTLQAKLLRVIQQREFERVGGNELISTDVRIISATNRDLKKAVEMKEFREDLFYRLNSFPIYIPPLRQRRGDILVLAEAFLNTFNRKLGKSMRGFTKKALKLMYEYDWPGNVREMENTIERSLILAESDMVDVDDFPVHLRTAAETRKPDGSASLFGDDIIVPFEKIKEEAIRNALRITRGNIFEAATKLQLGRATIYRLMDKYGINSGEYE, from the coding sequence TTGCCAAAAGTATTTATCGTTGAAGACGAAGCATCAATTGCCAAACTGATTCTTTACTGGGTAAAGGATAAATGGGGCTATGACGCGGAAATTTTTGAAAATGGTGAAAAAGTTTTACCTCGGCTGAGTGACCGGCCTGATCTTATTCTGCTTGATATCATGCTTCCGGGCCTTAATGGTATTGAAGTCCTGAAGAAGATTAAACAGTCTGATGAACATCTGCCGGTGATTATTCTTTCAGCGCAGGGAAGCATCGAAGTAGCCCTTGAAGCGGTACGCTCAGGCGCTTATGATTATTTCCCCAAACCCATTGACGCGCAGCGCCTTGAGCCGAGCATCAAGAATGCAATCCGCAATTATGAACTGCTTAAGGAACTGCACTCCTTAAAAGAAACGGTTACTGCCAAATACAGTTTTGACAATATCATCTCTGCAGACGGCAAGATGCAGGATGTGTTCCGTCTTGTTTCAAAAGTCCTGAATAATGATATCACCGTGCTTATATACGGCGAAAGCGGAACAGGAAAGGAGCTGATTTCGCGCGCCATTCACTTTAACGGTGCGAGAAAAGACAAGCCTTTCGTGGTGGTAAACTGCGCATCCATTCCGCGCGAGCTTCTTGAGAGCGAACTCTTCGGGCATGAAAAGGGTTCATTTACCGGAGCACACCAGAAAAAGCTCGGCAAGTTTGAAATTGCAAACGGCGGCACCATCTTCCTTGATGAAATCGGGGAAATGGAAATGACGCTGCAGGCAAAGCTGCTGCGTGTTATTCAGCAGCGGGAGTTTGAACGGGTCGGCGGCAATGAGCTGATCTCCACCGATGTGCGCATTATCTCGGCCACAAACCGCGACCTGAAAAAAGCGGTTGAAATGAAGGAGTTCCGCGAAGATCTTTTCTACCGGCTGAACTCATTCCCGATATATATACCGCCGCTCCGCCAGAGACGGGGTGATATCCTGGTGCTTGCCGAAGCGTTTCTGAACACCTTTAACCGGAAACTCGGCAAATCCATGCGCGGATTTACCAAAAAAGCACTCAAGCTGATGTATGAATATGACTGGCCGGGCAATGTGCGTGAAATGGAAAATACCATTGAACGCTCCCTCATCCTGGCCGAGTCGGATATGGTGGATGTGGATGATTTTCCGGTGCATCTGCGCACCGCGGCCGAAACCAGAAAACCGGACGGCTCCGCCTCTCTTTTCGGCGATGATATTATTGTGCCATTTGAAAAAATAAAAGAAGAAGCCATAAGAAACGCGCTCCGCATTACACGGGGCAATATCTTTGAGGCTGCAACCAAACTCCAGCTCGGCAGAGCAACTATCTACCGGCTGATGGATAAATACGGAATTAATTCCGGCGAATACGAATAG
- a CDS encoding DUF192 domain-containing protein, protein MAKQTVKKTTPVKKRGNRHWKAAGAVLLLIILGIFFLKDVFIQPGKKEVETTYYRFKKEGELILADSLGNKKAAIDIEIADTEYEQALGLMYRTSMEQNQGMLFVFPAEEIRSFWMMNTLISLDMIFLDNNGKIVTIHRNTKTESEQSYRSTKPAKYVLEVIAGFCDIYGITEGDRMSYK, encoded by the coding sequence ATGGCAAAACAGACAGTTAAAAAAACAACACCGGTAAAAAAAAGGGGAAACCGTCATTGGAAGGCAGCCGGGGCCGTATTGCTCCTGATTATTCTGGGTATTTTCTTTCTGAAAGATGTTTTTATTCAGCCGGGTAAAAAGGAAGTGGAAACAACATATTACCGATTCAAAAAAGAGGGGGAACTTATCCTGGCGGACAGTCTGGGCAACAAAAAAGCTGCTATTGATATCGAAATAGCTGATACGGAATATGAGCAGGCACTCGGGCTGATGTACCGCACATCCATGGAGCAGAACCAGGGAATGCTTTTCGTTTTTCCTGCCGAGGAAATACGTTCATTCTGGATGATGAATACGCTCATTTCACTTGATATGATTTTTCTGGACAATAACGGCAAAATTGTAACCATTCACCGGAACACCAAAACGGAATCGGAACAGTCCTACCGGTCAACTAAACCGGCTAAATATGTGCTGGAGGTTATAGCGGGCTTCTGTGATATTTACGGAATCACGGAAGGGGACAGAATGAGCTACAAATAG
- the amrB gene encoding AmmeMemoRadiSam system protein B — protein sequence MNDVRTSAVAGMFYPSDPFKLRSMVRKLMESAAQVHSEDHMYGIAVPHAGYMYSGYTAACSFASVMERNYKHIIILSPSHYELFEGCSVCEADVFETPLGLMPVDRELAEELMKHTDRIFFSKRGHGREHGIEVELPFIQYIWGDVSIVPLVMGSQDDGCISALAEGLRAAALRKDILIITSTDLSHFYKKKQADRLDAEVEREINAMNPGELDMKFKTGTAEACGGGLLLSHMKALKHIPGIKGKVLYRTDSSESSGDTDSVVGYLSAVFYA from the coding sequence GTGAACGACGTTAGAACCTCTGCCGTAGCGGGGATGTTTTATCCCTCTGACCCGTTTAAGCTCCGTTCAATGGTAAGGAAGCTTATGGAAAGCGCCGCGCAGGTCCACAGTGAGGATCATATGTATGGTATTGCGGTTCCGCATGCAGGTTATATGTATTCCGGCTATACTGCCGCCTGCTCGTTTGCATCGGTGATGGAGAGGAATTATAAGCATATCATCATTCTTTCTCCTTCCCATTATGAATTATTCGAAGGATGCTCGGTCTGTGAAGCGGATGTATTTGAAACGCCTCTTGGTCTGATGCCTGTTGACCGTGAACTGGCTGAAGAGCTGATGAAGCATACGGACCGGATATTTTTTTCGAAACGGGGACACGGCCGCGAGCACGGCATTGAAGTGGAGCTGCCGTTTATTCAGTATATATGGGGGGATGTTTCCATTGTCCCCCTGGTGATGGGAAGCCAGGATGACGGGTGTATTTCAGCTCTCGCGGAAGGGCTTCGTGCCGCTGCCTTGAGAAAGGATATTCTGATAATTACAAGTACCGACCTCAGCCACTTCTACAAGAAAAAACAGGCAGACCGGCTTGACGCTGAAGTCGAAAGGGAAATTAATGCAATGAATCCCGGCGAACTGGACATGAAATTTAAAACCGGAACGGCCGAAGCATGCGGGGGCGGGCTTCTTCTCAGTCATATGAAGGCCCTGAAGCATATACCCGGCATTAAGGGAAAAGTGTTATACAGAACGGATTCATCTGAGTCCTCAGGTGATACAGACAGTGTTGTAGGATATTTATCAGCGGTGTTTTATGCGTAA
- a CDS encoding PAS domain S-box protein, which translates to MAKTAIQKSDLLSAEEIGPLAVNPAGEGFLFFSVEVSGGSQRISFCSGLPPRFNGGSDKSSLFRMLRALSPADFKRLRAALNQARTSGKGEALYRLTREGGSRFIRHQIMMQKEADVLRAHHLLQDITAEHTRSAEIKVSEERFRKLFETAEDLIFILDGKGNFILINQNGALAMEYIPEEITGRHFLEFVTDDKKADVARSFSEIVKSGQIVTFESSFLSKYGKNIIFEINARVPSTSSVPEGVLGIGRNITARSKDQDKMRDLNSKLIEANRIISIERDRARQKISVLEELNRLKNDFLSNISHELRTPLASIIGFAETIHSDPSMAPEMRDEFNSIILNEAKRLSRLINNVLDISRIEEGTVTLNKEYFKLEEAVAPLLEAYIKQSAEKGVTFKHELPGNEVLLYADKENFLRVADNLLSNALKFTDAGGRMTLFIKTFYREIEIIVTDTGIGIPKNDLPFIFQKFYRVSRPGAQIPGTGLGLALSKQIIDLHKGMITVRSEENKGTTFVVKLPIIKQRTE; encoded by the coding sequence GTGGCCAAAACAGCAATTCAGAAATCAGACCTGCTTTCAGCAGAGGAAATAGGCCCACTGGCGGTAAATCCTGCCGGAGAGGGATTCCTATTCTTCTCTGTTGAGGTTTCGGGAGGGAGTCAGAGGATTTCCTTCTGTTCCGGTCTTCCACCCCGCTTTAACGGGGGGTCGGATAAGTCATCCCTTTTCCGGATGCTTCGGGCGCTTTCTCCGGCTGATTTTAAACGATTACGTGCCGCATTAAACCAGGCAAGGACATCAGGAAAAGGTGAAGCCCTCTACCGGTTAACCCGCGAAGGGGGGAGCCGCTTTATCAGGCATCAGATCATGATGCAAAAAGAGGCGGACGTTCTCCGCGCGCACCACCTCCTGCAGGATATCACCGCCGAACATACCCGGTCTGCCGAAATAAAAGTCTCCGAAGAGCGCTTCAGAAAGCTTTTTGAGACCGCTGAAGACCTGATTTTTATTCTTGACGGTAAAGGAAACTTCATCCTGATCAATCAGAACGGCGCGCTTGCGATGGAATATATACCGGAAGAAATAACCGGCAGGCATTTTCTGGAGTTTGTAACCGATGATAAGAAGGCGGATGTTGCCCGTTCGTTCAGCGAAATTGTAAAATCCGGCCAGATTGTTACCTTCGAATCATCCTTCCTGAGTAAATACGGCAAAAATATCATTTTCGAAATAAACGCCCGTGTTCCCTCAACCTCATCCGTGCCTGAAGGTGTTCTGGGTATCGGGAGGAACATTACAGCCCGTTCCAAAGATCAGGATAAGATGCGCGATCTTAACAGCAAACTCATCGAAGCCAACCGGATCATCTCCATTGAGCGCGACCGCGCCCGGCAGAAGATTTCCGTGCTTGAAGAACTGAACCGGCTGAAGAATGATTTTCTTTCCAATATATCTCACGAGCTGCGGACACCGCTTGCCTCAATTATCGGCTTCGCGGAAACTATTCATTCCGACCCCTCCATGGCTCCGGAGATGAGGGATGAGTTTAACAGCATTATTCTGAATGAAGCAAAGCGGCTCTCCCGCCTGATTAACAATGTGCTTGATATATCACGCATTGAAGAGGGAACGGTAACGCTTAACAAAGAATACTTTAAACTGGAAGAGGCAGTAGCTCCCCTGCTTGAAGCGTATATAAAGCAATCGGCTGAAAAGGGAGTCACCTTTAAGCATGAACTGCCCGGAAATGAGGTGCTGCTTTACGCTGACAAGGAAAATTTCCTCCGTGTTGCCGACAATCTGCTTTCCAATGCTCTTAAGTTTACCGATGCAGGGGGCAGGATGACGCTTTTTATAAAAACATTCTACCGTGAAATAGAAATAATTGTTACCGATACCGGAATTGGTATTCCCAAAAATGATCTTCCGTTTATCTTTCAGAAATTTTACCGGGTCAGCCGGCCCGGAGCTCAGATACCGGGAACCGGTCTGGGTCTTGCGCTTTCCAAGCAAATCATTGACCTTCATAAAGGAATGATAACTGTGCGCAGTGAGGAAAACAAAGGAACTACCTTTGTGGTTAAACTACCCATCATTAAGCAGAGGACTGAATAG
- a CDS encoding response regulator, whose protein sequence is MQAAANKNILLIDDDLTVRKLLGFHLRKRGFTAFEADGAGQGFEFLEKERIDLVLCDVGMDEMDGFTFCKKVRENDRYRVLPFIFVTAKSSFEDKEQALEVGGDDYITKPFDVQDLIIKMQALLRRADIYREYGARKPVEDTIREDQAKILLVDDDASLAKLFQYNLKKAGFECYIANGPTAGLKIAKDVTPDIIISDIMMPDIDGFEFRRMLLNEPDLKSIPFIFLTSKGGEEDILDGYDLGIADYVLKTAGPRVVVAKVSAIIKSLGKERQKVVSELHKAADNLRVKVVPDSFPLFSGYDIKHWHLPFKGVPGGDFIDYFNLDEHNIAVILGDVMGKKWGAWYFAIAYAGYVRSAIRGALQDSHKFSPSKILEKVNQSVYQDSKISEVFVTLSVVLIDNKEHILTYAGAGDLPMISKSASEGNAKLVNSRGMLLGFSSEGLFEDAVIQMNRGDSAILITDGLIESRNADGAALGTDDFLKLLSDMPSGFDPMEYLSTKLKDYTGDRFEDDISMITIRRT, encoded by the coding sequence ATGCAGGCAGCGGCTAATAAAAACATTCTCCTGATTGATGACGACCTCACGGTAAGAAAACTGCTCGGTTTTCATCTGCGGAAACGCGGGTTTACCGCGTTTGAGGCAGACGGCGCGGGTCAGGGATTCGAGTTTCTTGAAAAGGAACGGATTGACCTGGTGCTCTGCGATGTCGGCATGGATGAAATGGACGGCTTTACCTTCTGTAAAAAGGTCCGTGAAAATGACCGGTACCGCGTCCTTCCCTTTATTTTTGTAACCGCCAAAAGCAGTTTTGAAGACAAAGAACAGGCGCTTGAAGTGGGGGGTGATGATTATATCACCAAACCCTTTGATGTTCAGGACCTCATCATCAAAATGCAGGCGCTGCTGCGCAGGGCTGATATATACAGGGAGTACGGAGCCCGGAAACCCGTTGAGGACACCATCCGTGAAGATCAGGCAAAAATTCTACTTGTGGATGACGATGCCTCACTCGCAAAACTTTTTCAGTATAATCTGAAGAAGGCCGGTTTTGAGTGCTATATAGCAAACGGCCCCACCGCCGGTCTTAAAATCGCAAAAGACGTAACACCCGATATTATTATATCCGACATCATGATGCCCGATATAGACGGCTTTGAGTTCAGAAGGATGCTGCTTAATGAACCCGATCTGAAATCAATTCCCTTTATCTTTCTTACTTCCAAAGGTGGTGAGGAAGATATACTTGACGGCTATGATCTCGGCATTGCTGATTATGTTCTTAAAACCGCAGGACCGCGCGTTGTGGTGGCTAAGGTTTCTGCAATTATTAAGAGTCTCGGCAAAGAACGTCAGAAAGTTGTTTCCGAACTTCACAAGGCTGCTGATAATCTCCGGGTTAAAGTGGTGCCGGACAGCTTTCCCCTGTTCTCCGGCTATGATATAAAACACTGGCATTTGCCGTTTAAGGGTGTGCCCGGCGGTGATTTTATTGATTACTTCAATCTTGATGAACATAACATAGCTGTTATCCTTGGTGATGTTATGGGCAAGAAATGGGGCGCCTGGTATTTCGCGATAGCTTATGCAGGATATGTCCGGAGCGCTATCCGCGGAGCACTGCAGGACTCACATAAATTCAGCCCGAGCAAAATTCTTGAAAAGGTAAATCAGTCTGTATATCAGGATTCAAAAATCTCCGAAGTGTTTGTTACCCTCTCCGTTGTGCTTATAGATAACAAAGAACACATCCTCACGTATGCGGGAGCCGGTGATCTGCCTATGATTTCAAAAAGTGCGTCTGAAGGTAACGCGAAACTGGTTAACTCCCGCGGAATGCTGCTGGGATTTTCATCAGAAGGTTTATTTGAGGATGCAGTTATTCAGATGAACAGAGGTGATTCGGCTATTCTGATAACCGACGGACTTATTGAATCCCGCAATGCTGATGGCGCAGCGCTCGGTACTGATGATTTTCTTAAACTGCTGAGTGATATGCCCTCCGGCTTTGATCCGATGGAATATCTCAGTACAAAGCTCAAAGACTATACCGGCGACCGCTTTGAAGATGATATCAGTATGATTACCATCAGAAGAACCTGA
- the amrA gene encoding AmmeMemoRadiSam system protein A encodes MLSKSEQGVLLFGAREALRTLFDHEYPYPSVQYKNYPALMNHNGAFVTLYLDNHLRGCIGYVESDAPIFETVCEAAILAATEDPRFAPLTAEELPQVLIEVSVLSVPKRIKDYVEIEIGKHGLIVDEAGHRGLLLPQVAVEHKMKLDQFLTALCQKAGLPGNYWTRRMMHMMTFEADVFGEVKHRNLTGERR; translated from the coding sequence ATGCTGAGTAAATCAGAACAGGGAGTACTGCTTTTCGGAGCCAGGGAAGCGCTGAGAACGCTGTTCGATCATGAGTACCCTTATCCTTCAGTTCAATATAAAAACTATCCCGCGCTGATGAATCATAACGGCGCGTTTGTTACTCTCTATCTTGACAATCATCTCCGCGGATGCATCGGTTATGTTGAGTCAGATGCTCCCATTTTTGAAACTGTATGTGAAGCAGCTATCCTTGCCGCAACGGAAGACCCGCGTTTTGCACCTCTGACAGCCGAAGAGCTTCCTCAGGTACTCATTGAAGTATCAGTTCTGAGCGTCCCCAAAAGAATCAAAGATTATGTGGAGATTGAAATCGGCAAGCACGGTCTCATCGTGGATGAAGCCGGGCACAGAGGGCTTTTGCTCCCGCAGGTTGCAGTTGAACATAAAATGAAGCTGGATCAGTTTCTCACTGCTTTGTGTCAGAAAGCAGGATTGCCGGGAAACTACTGGACACGGCGGATGATGCACATGATGACTTTTGAGGCGGATGTTTTTGGTGAAGTTAAACACAGGAATCTGACCGGTGAACGACGTTAG
- a CDS encoding DUF2520 domain-containing protein, with translation MRKDFFENAVLVGTGRIAHSIAAAMKKAGITPTHILSRSETKAEKFAGKFGIKHVLTADSIFPQGLSLYIIAVSDDAIMPVSGVLAEKFSDFSSTVFSHLSGSYPASQLSALHEKGAHTASLHIMQTFPDTTPVPVHGLRAIIETESDYAYGKLNELAELLSLIRYRLNADQKTLYHITGIFISNFLVGNMHSAERIFEKTGLSRQELYDIFTPILMTTVRNLLQKGSVESLSGPLERGDVQVIQKHMEVLGKEFEGEPDLLQSYLSQSAGLTRTAAQKNPEKKDIYVLLRKLIEEKSSGRE, from the coding sequence ATGCGTAAAGATTTCTTTGAAAATGCAGTTCTGGTTGGAACGGGGCGTATTGCCCACTCAATAGCCGCCGCAATGAAAAAGGCGGGAATAACTCCCACTCATATTCTCAGCCGGTCGGAAACAAAAGCGGAGAAGTTTGCCGGAAAATTCGGAATTAAGCATGTACTCACCGCTGACAGCATATTCCCGCAGGGGCTTTCGTTATATATCATTGCAGTGAGTGATGATGCCATAATGCCGGTGAGCGGAGTTCTTGCCGAAAAATTCAGTGATTTTTCATCCACGGTCTTTTCACATCTTTCAGGTTCTTACCCGGCTTCGCAGCTGAGTGCTCTGCATGAGAAAGGCGCCCATACGGCGTCTCTGCATATCATGCAGACCTTTCCCGATACCACACCTGTGCCGGTTCACGGACTGCGGGCCATCATTGAAACGGAAAGTGATTACGCTTACGGCAAACTGAATGAACTGGCGGAACTGCTGAGTCTGATCCGGTACCGTCTGAATGCAGATCAGAAAACCCTGTATCATATTACCGGTATTTTTATATCGAACTTTCTTGTCGGCAATATGCACAGTGCTGAGCGGATATTTGAAAAAACGGGACTCAGCCGTCAGGAGCTATATGACATTTTTACCCCGATACTGATGACCACGGTGAGAAATCTGCTGCAGAAAGGGAGCGTGGAGTCACTCTCAGGACCGCTGGAGAGGGGTGATGTGCAGGTTATTCAGAAGCATATGGAAGTGCTGGGGAAGGAGTTTGAGGGAGAGCCTGATTTACTGCAGAGTTACCTGTCACAGTCAGCAGGGCTTACACGCACGGCAGCTCAGAAGAATCCCGAGAAAAAGGATATATATGTTTTGCTGCGAAAGCTGATTGAGGAGAAATCCTCCGGCAGGGAATAA
- a CDS encoding DUF1015 domain-containing protein, whose amino-acid sequence MAVVKPFKALRPKQEYAHLVASVPYDVVNTEEARALAGDNPFTLLRVTRSEIEFGNGINPYGEEIYARAKKNLETISADAMLTEERDALYIYSLTMNGRTQTGIAATFSVDDYDNDVIKKHEKTRKEKEDDRTRHIITTGAQTGPVFLTYRGAKRVDQITAKVTSELKPVYDFTAPDGVQHKVWIIPAELTSEVVEAIGGVDYLYIADGHHRAASASRTRAEMRSKNPAHTGKEKYNFFIAVLFPAAQLHIMPYNRVVTDLNGHEPDIFLKEIFENFTIEQNHVSTPDQKGRYCLYLGGKWYALSPRDNVKASLSLASSIGEKLDVSILQNTVLSPILGIEDPRTSKRIDFVGGIRGTEELEKLVDSGKFAAAFSLYPVTVDDLMAISDAGEIMPPKSTWFEPKLRDGLLVHLI is encoded by the coding sequence ATGGCAGTCGTAAAACCCTTTAAAGCGCTCAGACCAAAACAGGAATATGCACATCTGGTGGCAAGTGTTCCTTATGATGTGGTTAATACTGAGGAAGCACGCGCGTTGGCGGGTGATAATCCTTTTACGCTCCTGAGAGTTACCCGGTCGGAAATTGAATTCGGAAACGGCATAAACCCTTATGGTGAAGAGATTTATGCGCGCGCCAAGAAAAATCTTGAAACCATTAGCGCGGATGCCATGCTTACTGAAGAGCGTGATGCCCTCTATATATATTCCCTTACCATGAACGGAAGAACACAAACCGGTATAGCGGCTACGTTTTCTGTTGATGACTACGATAACGATGTCATCAAAAAGCATGAAAAAACCCGGAAAGAAAAGGAAGATGACCGTACCCGCCATATTATCACCACCGGCGCACAGACCGGACCGGTTTTCCTGACTTATCGGGGCGCAAAGCGGGTTGATCAGATTACGGCGAAGGTTACCTCCGAATTAAAACCGGTATATGATTTTACCGCACCCGACGGCGTTCAGCATAAAGTCTGGATTATCCCGGCTGAACTGACATCCGAAGTGGTTGAAGCAATCGGCGGCGTTGATTACCTGTATATTGCAGACGGCCATCACCGTGCCGCGAGTGCATCACGTACCCGCGCAGAGATGAGAAGCAAAAATCCGGCACACACCGGCAAAGAAAAATATAACTTTTTTATTGCTGTGCTGTTTCCTGCCGCTCAGCTTCATATTATGCCTTATAACCGGGTGGTAACAGACCTGAACGGACATGAACCAGATATATTCCTTAAAGAGATTTTTGAAAATTTCACCATTGAACAGAATCATGTAAGCACCCCTGATCAGAAGGGAAGATACTGCCTTTACCTTGGCGGTAAATGGTATGCACTTTCTCCGCGGGATAATGTAAAAGCAAGTCTTAGTCTGGCAAGCTCTATCGGCGAAAAACTGGATGTGAGCATTCTGCAGAATACTGTTCTTTCCCCCATTCTTGGCATTGAAGATCCGCGCACCAGCAAGAGAATTGATTTTGTAGGAGGAATCCGCGGAACGGAAGAATTGGAAAAACTTGTTGACAGCGGAAAATTTGCGGCGGCATTTTCTCTTTATCCTGTAACGGTGGATGACCTGATGGCTATCTCCGATGCGGGAGAAATTATGCCTCCGAAATCAACCTGGTTTGAACCAAAGCTCCGCGACGGCCTGCTGGTACACCTGATTTAA
- a CDS encoding DUF4905 domain-containing protein, whose protein sequence is MNIFSKLKKVYKRDEGRVIWRILFNNHNLMLIEERDPQKKEVFFTVADMSTCKNVTENLQQGELFWTGVECFIEEYILFHGFAKPDMPFHKGMRLYSVREKQILWEHDDLVFSFLEGNTVWAYKPGFEKKEYIRVDLATGAAAPSPEPVPADIAMRKAEFREVTTRGITAPEPERNEPGGGDMVYPETAENDLYTFRSGYRGETDGMYNQYLQMIRKSDGKLLEEMLINEDTPLIIPDSWFLRNNALYVIKDKRILSVYTM, encoded by the coding sequence ATGAACATTTTCAGTAAATTAAAAAAAGTATATAAGCGGGATGAAGGACGCGTTATCTGGCGCATCCTTTTCAATAATCACAACCTGATGCTCATTGAAGAACGGGATCCTCAGAAAAAAGAGGTGTTTTTTACCGTCGCGGATATGAGCACCTGTAAGAACGTAACAGAGAATCTTCAGCAGGGGGAGCTGTTCTGGACAGGTGTGGAGTGTTTCATTGAAGAGTATATACTTTTTCACGGATTTGCCAAGCCCGATATGCCTTTCCACAAAGGAATGCGGCTTTATTCCGTCAGGGAGAAACAGATTCTCTGGGAGCATGATGACCTGGTATTTTCGTTTCTTGAAGGGAATACCGTATGGGCATATAAGCCGGGTTTTGAAAAGAAAGAATATATACGCGTTGATCTTGCTACGGGCGCTGCTGCTCCTTCCCCCGAACCGGTGCCGGCCGATATCGCGATGCGTAAAGCAGAATTCCGTGAAGTAACCACCCGCGGCATAACGGCTCCGGAACCTGAGCGCAATGAGCCGGGCGGAGGGGACATGGTTTATCCTGAAACCGCCGAAAATGATCTTTATACCTTCCGCTCCGGATACCGGGGAGAAACAGACGGGATGTATAATCAGTATCTGCAGATGATCAGGAAATCTGACGGAAAACTTTTGGAAGAAATGCTGATTAATGAGGATACGCCGCTGATCATTCCCGACAGCTGGTTCCTGCGCAACAATGCTTTGTACGTAATAAAAGACAAACGGATACTTTCCGTATATACTATGTAA